The following are from one region of the Natronosporangium hydrolyticum genome:
- a CDS encoding ATP-binding protein yields MLTGVVAIKRPDDEIRHLSSAQAQVAFARLTMERSTGTSRDQLADTVWPDGLPDTWASALRSVVSRVRGFVADGDAPAAPTVVSQAGRYVLRLPPDASVDVESAEASIGEASRAYANGNFIEARRLGIAAVTCLRRSFLPDHEGEWVNSVRQHLDELLVGALETTSRAAASLGEDREALRYADEAVARAPLRESAHRCRMAAHVTAGNRAEALRAYDRLRRMLAEELGVDPAPESQAFYLELLAAPAEVTTAPRQQLRAKPGATAPFAGRRHELSVLADCWTQAETGDSHLVLVTGEPGIGKTRLAIAAASQVGLDRGLVLHSRCDQAAEQPYQPFVEALTGYLTVTPPDMIPDLGPAAGHTLSVLARGELPGRSRDDQLAVLTNLVTSLARAAPIFLVLDDLDVAGEETIALLRQVLRQRRGTTLLVVATAADPVQHPPTFAAMVRSMDREGYLVRMSLAGLEEPDVAILTQQLVATRSAGGIPSPRQLLADTAGNPHLLLNVLRWHCEHDAQEVAARHELPPWIQEYAADRLASLPPAPVRLLTAAALAGSTFELDLASRAAELSLPESMDALDILLAAGLVRPASDSGPDKGEYRFRHGLLRRAIREGCHGDRRRALHRRWIDAIESQRPARLERYSEDLARHYGPVAAEANDSNAVRWGWAAGARAVSDGALNEAVRLYRTALAHVPADEQGLRGEALTNLGLAQFAAGHPDAEQSLFDGALQALHSGRPEIAARAAIGLADAVAERSRLRSEAIALVEALLRRPAQRGTIGSSPHALGSGQPARPLDDLTMGQLLARHRRLGGRISTGPTSQAATTALMCELRRLEGPAELPKRFALALDLSEIAEATGDQRARLTAAHHRASVAELTDQRAERDQALAILSSAADHSGNERGPTVDALLTDHVVALAITEGRFSDAVATAQLAGSFTTESTLDITPTPGGLASRQLQVVGWLRATAWPPTATPPHTLTELSLAALAAGERGQSHLTLRALATGADELPTGDEWLHAVGVLALGATELGDASTAQAVHTLLAPYADLVCGVGYRSFVAPASFHLGRLSLVLGDWAAAERHLTAALATLSRRRARPWAALAQLSLAQAMRARGRAGDQSWARALANEARETLDSVGICPSHGLVAGQPTPAHHQLDN; encoded by the coding sequence ATGCTCACCGGTGTGGTAGCCATCAAACGCCCCGACGACGAGATCCGTCACCTCTCCAGCGCGCAGGCACAGGTCGCCTTCGCCCGGCTCACTATGGAGCGGAGCACCGGCACCAGTCGTGATCAACTGGCCGACACCGTCTGGCCCGACGGGCTACCAGACACCTGGGCGTCCGCGCTTCGCAGCGTCGTCTCCCGGGTCCGCGGATTCGTCGCCGACGGCGATGCGCCGGCCGCGCCGACGGTGGTCTCGCAGGCCGGCCGGTATGTGCTGCGGCTCCCACCCGATGCCTCGGTCGACGTGGAGAGCGCCGAAGCCTCGATCGGCGAGGCTTCCCGCGCCTACGCCAACGGCAACTTCATCGAGGCGCGCCGCCTCGGCATCGCGGCGGTGACCTGCCTGCGCCGGTCGTTCCTGCCGGACCATGAGGGTGAGTGGGTCAACTCCGTCCGCCAACACCTCGACGAACTCCTGGTCGGTGCGTTAGAGACGACCAGCCGGGCCGCCGCCTCCCTCGGCGAGGACCGCGAGGCGTTGCGCTACGCCGACGAGGCGGTCGCGCGGGCGCCATTGCGCGAGAGCGCCCACCGCTGCCGCATGGCCGCCCACGTGACCGCGGGCAACCGGGCGGAAGCCCTCCGGGCGTACGACCGGTTGCGTCGGATGTTGGCCGAGGAGTTGGGGGTCGATCCAGCCCCGGAGTCGCAGGCGTTCTACCTCGAACTACTGGCCGCCCCGGCGGAGGTGACCACCGCCCCGCGGCAGCAGCTACGGGCGAAGCCCGGCGCCACCGCCCCCTTCGCGGGCCGGCGCCACGAGCTCTCGGTCCTCGCTGACTGCTGGACCCAGGCCGAAACCGGCGACAGCCACCTGGTGCTGGTGACCGGTGAACCGGGGATCGGCAAGACCCGGCTGGCGATCGCCGCCGCCAGCCAGGTCGGGCTGGACCGAGGCCTGGTCCTGCACAGCCGATGTGATCAGGCAGCGGAACAGCCGTACCAACCCTTCGTTGAGGCGCTCACCGGCTATCTGACGGTCACTCCGCCGGACATGATTCCGGACCTCGGCCCGGCGGCGGGACACACGTTGTCGGTTCTCGCCCGCGGCGAGCTTCCCGGCCGGTCCCGGGACGACCAGCTCGCCGTGCTCACCAACCTGGTGACCTCGCTCGCCCGCGCTGCTCCGATCTTCCTGGTCCTCGACGACCTCGACGTCGCTGGTGAGGAGACGATCGCGCTGCTTCGGCAGGTGCTGCGACAACGTCGGGGCACCACGCTGCTGGTGGTGGCGACGGCTGCGGACCCGGTGCAGCACCCACCGACATTCGCGGCGATGGTTCGGAGCATGGACCGGGAGGGCTACCTGGTACGGATGTCGCTGGCCGGTCTGGAAGAGCCGGATGTGGCGATCTTGACCCAGCAACTGGTAGCAACCAGGTCGGCCGGCGGGATCCCATCGCCGCGGCAGCTACTCGCCGACACCGCCGGCAACCCGCATCTGCTCCTCAATGTGCTTCGGTGGCACTGCGAGCACGATGCTCAGGAGGTGGCCGCCCGCCACGAACTCCCCCCGTGGATCCAGGAGTACGCCGCCGACCGGCTGGCCTCGTTGCCGCCCGCTCCGGTCCGGCTGCTCACCGCCGCCGCCCTCGCGGGGTCGACATTCGAACTCGATCTGGCCTCCCGGGCGGCCGAGCTCAGCCTCCCCGAGTCAATGGATGCGCTGGACATCCTGCTCGCCGCCGGGCTGGTGCGACCGGCCAGCGACAGCGGCCCCGACAAGGGCGAGTACCGATTCCGGCACGGGTTGCTGCGCCGGGCGATCCGGGAGGGTTGTCATGGGGACCGGCGACGGGCACTCCACCGGCGGTGGATCGACGCCATCGAGAGCCAGCGGCCGGCCCGGCTCGAGCGGTACAGCGAAGACCTGGCGCGGCATTACGGCCCGGTCGCCGCGGAGGCGAACGACTCGAACGCGGTGCGCTGGGGTTGGGCGGCCGGAGCCCGCGCGGTCTCCGACGGAGCGTTGAATGAAGCCGTCCGGTTGTACCGGACCGCGTTGGCTCACGTCCCCGCCGACGAACAAGGCCTACGCGGCGAGGCGCTGACCAACCTTGGGCTGGCACAGTTCGCCGCCGGCCACCCGGACGCGGAGCAGTCGCTCTTCGACGGCGCGCTACAGGCGCTGCACAGCGGTCGGCCGGAGATCGCCGCCCGCGCCGCGATCGGCCTGGCCGACGCCGTCGCGGAACGATCCCGGCTGCGGAGCGAGGCGATCGCGCTGGTGGAAGCGCTCCTCCGCCGACCTGCTCAACGGGGCACGATCGGGTCCAGCCCGCACGCTCTCGGCTCGGGCCAGCCAGCACGGCCCCTCGACGACTTGACCATGGGGCAGCTCCTGGCCAGGCACCGCCGACTCGGCGGCCGGATCAGCACCGGGCCCACCAGCCAGGCCGCGACCACCGCACTCATGTGTGAGCTGCGCCGCCTGGAAGGGCCTGCCGAGTTGCCGAAGCGGTTCGCGCTCGCGCTCGACCTGTCCGAGATCGCGGAGGCGACCGGCGACCAGCGGGCCCGACTCACCGCCGCGCACCACCGGGCCTCCGTCGCCGAACTCACCGACCAGCGCGCCGAACGGGACCAGGCGCTGGCAATACTCAGCAGCGCAGCCGATCATTCGGGCAACGAGCGCGGGCCGACCGTGGACGCCCTCCTGACCGACCACGTGGTGGCGCTGGCGATCACCGAGGGCCGGTTCTCCGACGCGGTGGCGACGGCGCAGCTAGCCGGTTCGTTTACTACGGAATCGACGCTGGACATTACGCCAACCCCCGGCGGGCTCGCCAGTCGACAGCTCCAGGTGGTCGGATGGTTGCGGGCCACGGCCTGGCCACCGACCGCCACGCCGCCCCACACCCTCACCGAGCTGTCACTCGCCGCACTGGCCGCTGGCGAACGCGGACAGTCCCATCTGACCCTCCGCGCGCTTGCTACCGGCGCAGATGAGCTGCCGACCGGTGACGAGTGGCTGCACGCGGTCGGAGTGCTGGCGCTCGGCGCGACAGAGCTCGGCGACGCGAGTACCGCGCAGGCCGTTCATACCCTGCTCGCCCCGTACGCGGATCTGGTCTGCGGGGTGGGTTATCGCAGCTTCGTAGCCCCGGCATCGTTCCACCTCGGCCGGTTGTCGCTGGTGCTAGGTGACTGGGCAGCGGCCGAACGCCACCTGACCGCCGCCCTGGCTACGCTCAGCCGGCGCCGGGCACGTCCGTGGGCGGCGCTGGCGCAGCTGTCGCTGGCGCAGGCGATGCGGGCCCGCGGCCGCGCCGGCGACCAGTCCTGGGCGCGGGCGCTCGCCAACGAGGCCCGCGAAACCCTCGACAGCGTCGGGATCTGCCCTAGCCACGGCCTGGTCGCGGGCCAGCCGACCCCGGCCCACCATCAGCTCGACAACTAG
- a CDS encoding aminotransferase class I/II-fold pyridoxal phosphate-dependent enzyme: MTASRAWQRLLPRIEAIRHRLAALESDPSRRNSFVPYGVERDSPYVTVDGERYLMMSGYSYLGLSGDQRVVDGAKAALEQYGTGAHGVRALAGSLPVHEELEAEVARFNGRAAGAVFGSGYAANVGTIAALCGPGDTIVVDKYDHASIVDGCKLSGATINRFRHNDPEHLDLRLRSAPADGLRLVIVDSVYSMDGDIAPLPELRKVCDDHDALLMVDEAHALGVIGATGRGIEEHFGGGDLVDIKLGTLSKAVPSMGGWVAGPAQLIQHLRYHARPFLFSAALAPPQAGAALAALRVLAQEPWRVQFVQQQAARLRGLLNDAGMRTLASETAVIPLVAGSDQAAYDYATACRRHGVIGLPVVSPAVPNTLARLRIAVTARHSAEDIDRAGQAFLAAARECRLLPGG, from the coding sequence GTGACTGCATCACGAGCATGGCAGCGGTTGCTGCCGAGGATCGAGGCGATCCGTCATCGACTGGCCGCGCTCGAATCCGACCCGAGCCGCCGGAACAGCTTCGTTCCCTACGGCGTGGAACGCGACAGCCCGTATGTCACGGTCGACGGCGAGCGGTACCTGATGATGTCCGGCTACAGCTACCTGGGCCTCAGCGGTGATCAACGGGTAGTCGACGGCGCGAAGGCCGCGCTGGAACAGTACGGCACCGGGGCGCACGGGGTCCGCGCGTTGGCCGGGTCGTTGCCGGTGCATGAAGAGCTGGAGGCGGAGGTAGCCCGGTTCAATGGGCGAGCAGCCGGCGCCGTCTTCGGTTCCGGCTACGCCGCCAACGTCGGCACCATCGCTGCCCTCTGCGGGCCGGGTGACACCATCGTCGTAGACAAATATGACCACGCCAGCATTGTGGATGGTTGCAAGCTCAGTGGTGCGACCATCAATCGGTTCCGGCACAACGACCCCGAACACCTTGATCTTCGGCTCCGGAGCGCGCCCGCGGACGGGCTGCGCCTGGTCATCGTCGACAGCGTCTACTCGATGGACGGCGACATCGCTCCCTTGCCCGAGCTCCGCAAGGTCTGTGACGATCACGACGCCTTGCTGATGGTCGATGAGGCTCACGCGCTCGGCGTGATCGGGGCGACCGGTCGGGGGATCGAAGAGCACTTCGGCGGGGGCGACCTGGTCGACATCAAGCTCGGCACCCTCTCCAAGGCCGTGCCGTCGATGGGGGGATGGGTAGCCGGGCCCGCTCAGCTCATCCAACACCTCCGCTACCACGCGCGGCCATTCCTGTTCTCCGCCGCACTCGCGCCACCGCAGGCGGGGGCCGCCCTAGCCGCCCTGCGGGTGCTAGCCCAGGAGCCGTGGCGGGTGCAGTTCGTGCAGCAGCAGGCGGCCAGACTTCGCGGGCTCTTGAACGATGCCGGGATGCGGACGCTGGCGAGCGAGACCGCCGTCATTCCGCTGGTAGCGGGCTCGGACCAAGCGGCGTACGACTACGCGACCGCTTGCCGCAGGCACGGGGTGATCGGCCTGCCCGTGGTATCTCCGGCGGTACCGAACACGCTGGCGAGGCTCCGGATCGCGGTCACCGCTCGACACTCGGCCGAGGACATCGACCGGGCCGGCCAGGCCTTCCTCGCCGCGGCGCGCGAGTGCCGGCTGCTTCCTGGCGGCTGA
- a CDS encoding beta-ketoacyl-[acyl-carrier-protein] synthase family protein, which produces MASEAQEIVVTGMGVVTPAGCSLDTFWTALVAGQSTASTLDGPEFAPLPVRLGCQVSGLDTVDALPAKRLRRLDPFARFGLAAAVAAHQDAGAPTPPPERAAVLVGNAVGGRATSDRETRNYVERGAAAVNPLMPLMTMPNAAAATIAMQLGWRGPAYCLATTCASGADAIGQAMALLRTGRMDVVVAGGCESTLSPVTLAAFANLNALSVRNEDPARASRPFDSARDGFVMGEGAGFVVLERARDARARGVRGRAVLAGYAATTDAHHLSMPAPDGIGAIAAIRGALADASLTPGDIAHVNAHGTSTPLNDRIEAAALREVFGDRVPPVTAAKGVTGHLIGAAGAVELIATVLAVEYGLVPPTANHQETEPGMEIDVVHGRPRQLAPGPALSESFGFGGHNACLVVVPR; this is translated from the coding sequence ATGGCCAGCGAAGCGCAAGAGATCGTCGTGACCGGCATGGGGGTGGTCACGCCGGCGGGTTGCTCACTGGACACCTTCTGGACGGCGCTGGTTGCCGGGCAGTCCACCGCCTCGACCCTCGACGGCCCGGAGTTCGCGCCGCTGCCGGTCCGGCTCGGGTGCCAGGTGTCCGGGCTCGACACGGTCGACGCGCTACCGGCGAAGCGGCTCCGCCGACTGGACCCGTTCGCCCGGTTCGGGCTGGCGGCAGCGGTCGCCGCACACCAGGACGCGGGTGCTCCGACGCCGCCACCCGAGCGGGCGGCGGTGCTTGTGGGCAACGCCGTCGGGGGCCGGGCCACCAGCGATCGGGAGACCCGAAACTATGTGGAGCGGGGCGCGGCGGCGGTCAATCCGCTGATGCCGTTGATGACGATGCCGAATGCCGCCGCGGCAACGATTGCGATGCAGCTCGGCTGGCGCGGCCCAGCGTACTGCCTCGCTACTACGTGCGCCAGCGGCGCCGATGCGATCGGTCAGGCGATGGCGCTGCTGCGCACCGGGCGGATGGATGTGGTCGTGGCGGGTGGCTGCGAGTCGACCCTGAGCCCGGTCACCCTCGCGGCATTCGCCAACCTCAACGCTCTGTCGGTTCGGAATGAGGATCCGGCAAGGGCGTCCCGGCCGTTCGACAGTGCCCGCGACGGCTTCGTCATGGGGGAGGGGGCCGGGTTCGTCGTCCTCGAACGCGCTCGTGATGCGCGGGCTCGGGGGGTGCGGGGGCGCGCGGTGCTGGCGGGCTACGCCGCTACCACCGATGCCCACCACCTGAGTATGCCGGCGCCCGACGGCATCGGGGCGATCGCCGCGATTCGGGGCGCGCTCGCTGACGCCAGCTTGACCCCCGGCGACATCGCCCACGTCAACGCCCATGGGACGTCGACGCCGCTCAACGACCGGATCGAAGCCGCCGCGCTCCGCGAGGTCTTCGGTGATCGCGTGCCGCCGGTGACCGCCGCTAAGGGGGTCACCGGCCACCTGATCGGAGCCGCTGGGGCGGTTGAGCTGATCGCGACCGTACTTGCGGTGGAGTACGGGCTGGTGCCGCCCACCGCCAACCATCAGGAAACGGAGCCTGGGATGGAGATCGACGTGGTACACGGCAGACCCCGCCAGCTCGCGCCCGGTCCGGCGCTGTCCGAATCGTTCGGCTTCGGTGGCCACAACGCCTGCCTCGTGGTGGTGCCGAGATGA
- a CDS encoding MaoC/PaaZ C-terminal domain-containing protein yields the protein MSAQPTLADRSASFPCDVGDVADYRRAVRAPLGITVAADGHASPLHPFVLAHPRFEQVVEGFSTQSAPARPIHLSQELTMSRLVRGGEQVTVTIEVPGARREPRGVRVALRGLLTGADGAPVAELATAVLLAGAVTPEPFGTIPARPAPRPPGPVIGQTTLRHAITMDSVRRYAAASGDRNPIHLDPQAARQAGFPGVIVHGMSLLALVCEEVIDRYGDGDPARIQGIGCRFSSPVSPAATIQTTLADHGGVVRFSSATDQGAALKSGWVALTTAGRERSG from the coding sequence ATGAGCGCCCAACCCACGCTGGCGGACCGGTCGGCGTCTTTCCCGTGCGACGTCGGCGACGTGGCCGACTATCGGCGGGCGGTCCGGGCACCGTTGGGGATTACGGTCGCGGCCGACGGTCACGCCTCCCCGCTGCACCCGTTCGTGCTCGCGCACCCCCGCTTCGAACAGGTGGTTGAAGGGTTCAGCACTCAGAGCGCACCGGCTCGCCCGATCCACCTCAGCCAGGAGCTGACCATGTCCCGGCTGGTCCGGGGAGGCGAACAGGTCACGGTCACGATCGAGGTGCCGGGTGCTCGCCGGGAGCCCCGCGGAGTCCGGGTCGCGCTGCGGGGGTTACTGACCGGGGCGGACGGGGCGCCGGTGGCGGAGCTGGCCACGGCGGTCCTGTTGGCAGGGGCGGTGACGCCGGAACCATTCGGGACCATCCCGGCGCGGCCGGCGCCGCGGCCACCGGGCCCGGTGATCGGCCAGACCACGCTTCGCCACGCCATCACGATGGACAGCGTGCGCCGCTACGCGGCCGCCTCCGGCGATCGAAATCCGATCCACCTGGACCCGCAAGCAGCGCGGCAAGCCGGCTTCCCAGGCGTCATCGTGCACGGCATGAGCCTGCTCGCACTGGTGTGTGAGGAGGTCATCGACCGGTACGGAGACGGTGACCCCGCCCGGATCCAGGGTATCGGCTGCCGCTTCTCCTCCCCGGTGTCGCCGGCGGCCACCATCCAAACAACGCTCGCGGACCACGGCGGCGTCGTCCGGTTCAGCTCGGCGACCGACCAGGGCGCGGCGCTGAAGAGCGGCTGGGTCGCCCTGACCACCGCGGGAAGGGAGCGGTCGGGATGA
- a CDS encoding AMP-binding protein: MTPQSADLRPRNGAEPGRPAPTEIGLLVAAQAEHRPTAVAIQYGDTAVTYRDLAALATQAQQRLAAAALAPAEPICLSATKTPQTIATILACLLTGRPVLLAAAALPDDVAEQLAAVAGCRTSWDDRTFRRVAAAPDTPPSPPPAGTSFMLTTSGSTGLPKVVPLPSTAVARFVEWAAATFGIDAGSTVLNYAPINFDLCLLDVWTTLAQGGRVVLVDPDRAANGRYLADLLRRHRPQVVQAVPIYFHLLAEAESGAAASGEPGFDSVQQVMVTGDAPTEQVLAELPCLFPDARRWNVYGCTETNDSFCHEIRDDTTVPVPIGDPLPGVAAEIVTGDGAVLAGPGIGELWVCTPFQSSGYLTAGHAGRFAARPGGADGRQWFRTGDLVQRGPAGELTLVGRTDHQVKIRGVAVNTAQVEQVLLAHPKVREAAVVAVPDPVTGHRLLAGVRPHPDARLNSLTLRKHCASRVSPAAVPSTLRIIGDPLPRTTTGKVDRRAVSALLHPPITKGHPA, encoded by the coding sequence ATGACCCCACAATCGGCTGACCTCCGGCCAAGGAACGGCGCCGAGCCGGGGCGACCCGCACCCACCGAGATCGGTCTACTCGTCGCCGCCCAGGCCGAACACCGCCCGACCGCGGTGGCCATCCAGTACGGGGATACCGCTGTCACCTACCGCGACCTTGCCGCGCTGGCCACCCAGGCCCAACAGCGGTTGGCGGCCGCCGCGCTCGCGCCCGCCGAGCCGATCTGTCTGTCGGCGACCAAGACGCCGCAGACCATCGCGACCATCCTCGCCTGTCTGCTCACCGGCCGACCGGTTCTCCTGGCCGCCGCCGCCCTACCCGACGACGTGGCCGAGCAGCTGGCGGCCGTCGCGGGCTGCCGGACCAGCTGGGACGACCGGACTTTCCGCCGGGTGGCCGCCGCCCCGGACACCCCGCCGTCGCCGCCGCCGGCCGGCACCTCCTTCATGCTGACGACCTCCGGCTCCACCGGGTTACCGAAGGTCGTGCCACTGCCGTCGACGGCGGTGGCGCGGTTCGTCGAATGGGCCGCCGCAACATTCGGCATCGACGCCGGGAGCACCGTGCTGAACTATGCCCCGATCAACTTCGACCTTTGTCTGCTGGACGTCTGGACCACCCTGGCCCAGGGTGGTCGGGTAGTGCTGGTCGACCCGGACCGGGCGGCCAACGGTCGGTACCTGGCAGACCTGCTGCGACGGCACCGGCCACAGGTGGTGCAGGCAGTCCCGATCTACTTTCATCTGCTCGCCGAGGCGGAGTCTGGTGCGGCTGCGTCGGGCGAGCCCGGTTTCGACTCCGTCCAGCAGGTAATGGTGACCGGAGACGCGCCTACCGAGCAGGTTCTCGCCGAGTTGCCGTGCCTGTTTCCGGACGCTCGACGGTGGAACGTCTACGGTTGCACGGAGACCAACGACAGCTTCTGCCACGAGATCCGCGACGACACCACGGTTCCGGTCCCGATCGGCGATCCGTTGCCGGGCGTGGCGGCGGAGATCGTCACCGGCGATGGGGCGGTGCTGGCCGGCCCGGGCATCGGTGAGCTATGGGTGTGCACGCCGTTCCAGAGCAGCGGATACCTCACGGCGGGCCATGCTGGCCGGTTCGCCGCCCGACCCGGCGGTGCCGACGGCCGGCAATGGTTCCGCACCGGTGACCTGGTCCAGCGCGGCCCAGCCGGTGAGTTGACTCTGGTAGGGCGAACCGACCATCAGGTCAAAATCCGTGGCGTCGCAGTGAACACCGCACAAGTGGAGCAGGTGCTGCTGGCGCACCCGAAGGTTCGGGAAGCAGCGGTGGTCGCGGTGCCGGACCCGGTCACCGGTCACCGCCTGCTCGCCGGCGTCCGGCCCCACCCGGATGCCCGGCTGAACAGCCTCACCCTTCGCAAACACTGTGCCAGCCGAGTCTCCCCGGCAGCGGTACCCAGCACGCTGCGGATCATCGGCGATCCGTTGCCCCGAACCACTACCGGAAAGGTCGACCGACGCGCCGTCAGTGCCCTGTTGCATCCCCCCATTACGAAAGGTCATCCAGCATGA
- a CDS encoding acyl carrier protein codes for MNEIDVIKAFIIDEFLPDVSPDEFGPDDDLLADGVIDSLGLLKLIAWLEDRFAVAIDDAALDPNNFRSVSAMASFIVQSRLQTSRS; via the coding sequence ATGAACGAGATCGATGTCATCAAGGCCTTCATCATCGACGAGTTCCTTCCCGATGTCAGTCCGGACGAGTTCGGACCGGATGATGATCTGCTCGCCGACGGAGTGATCGACAGCCTCGGCCTGCTGAAGCTGATCGCCTGGTTGGAAGACCGGTTCGCAGTAGCGATCGACGACGCGGCATTGGACCCGAACAACTTCCGAAGTGTGTCGGCGATGGCCTCGTTCATTGTCCAGAGCCGGCTGCAGACATCGAGGAGCTGA
- a CDS encoding anthranilate phosphoribosyltransferase, which translates to MHETLHRLLQDRTPVDLDGWRRLWDDLEAGALDRAEAMALLASLTSRLPNIETLRNLVVSLRERSSPMTQLLPGAVNVVGTGGGPRTFNISTAAAFVAAAAGVPVVKTGSRAYTSQYGSVDLLDRLGIRLTSSSEQTAESLDRFGIAFAGAVVYPRVLTQLARLLVPVGMAPFGRFLNGVGPLLAAVPVTAQLTGVSAAGSLDQLRVLADDLPHEVWLVSNDAGADELLGFADNLICTNRGDVHRIRPGQFTAGDGGLSDLRPVARRHELIPHFLAVLAGDCGPAEAEAVCLNAAALAMAGGQAASWGQAVEAAYRVIRDGTARTLAEQLRESAGARPGTLEARGG; encoded by the coding sequence GTGCACGAGACCCTCCACCGGTTGCTCCAGGACCGGACGCCGGTCGACCTCGACGGCTGGCGCCGGCTCTGGGACGACCTGGAGGCGGGCGCCCTGGACCGGGCTGAGGCGATGGCGTTGCTCGCCTCGCTCACGAGCAGGCTGCCGAACATCGAGACACTTCGTAACCTGGTCGTCTCGTTGCGGGAGCGGAGCTCGCCGATGACGCAGTTGCTGCCTGGCGCGGTCAATGTCGTCGGCACGGGCGGAGGGCCACGCACCTTCAACATCTCCACCGCTGCCGCCTTCGTCGCCGCGGCTGCCGGAGTGCCGGTGGTCAAGACCGGCTCGCGCGCATACACCAGCCAGTACGGATCGGTAGATCTGTTGGACCGGCTGGGGATTCGGCTGACGAGTTCATCGGAGCAGACGGCCGAATCGCTGGACCGGTTCGGAATCGCGTTCGCCGGTGCGGTGGTGTACCCGCGGGTGCTGACCCAGTTGGCCCGGTTGCTGGTACCGGTCGGCATGGCTCCGTTCGGGAGGTTCCTCAATGGTGTCGGTCCGCTGCTGGCGGCGGTGCCAGTTACCGCGCAGCTGACCGGGGTCTCGGCCGCCGGGTCGCTGGACCAACTCCGGGTCCTGGCCGACGACCTTCCGCATGAGGTTTGGCTGGTTTCGAACGATGCCGGCGCGGACGAACTGCTGGGCTTCGCCGACAACCTGATCTGCACCAATCGTGGCGACGTGCACCGGATCCGTCCGGGCCAGTTCACGGCCGGCGACGGTGGGCTATCAGACCTGCGGCCGGTGGCGCGGCGGCACGAGTTGATCCCGCATTTTCTCGCCGTACTGGCGGGTGACTGCGGGCCGGCCGAGGCCGAGGCGGTGTGTCTGAACGCGGCCGCCCTTGCCATGGCCGGCGGGCAGGCCGCCAGCTGGGGTCAGGCGGTCGAGGCCGCCTACCGGGTGATCCGCGACGGTACGGCCCGCACGTTGGCAGAGCAGCTGCGCGAGTCGGCGGGCGCGAGACCGGGCACACTGGAGGCGCGCGGTGGCTGA
- the trpA gene encoding tryptophan synthase subunit alpha, with the protein MADFFPGRADGQPGLALFLNAGDPPLEVLVDVLVALDALGVDCVELAVPFPDSVTDGPVIRRSAARALAGGVGLPETLAFVARTRQLLRRTRIALLADWRFSLKDGAPDELARRVADSGVDGLLVHGLPPRLRPAWQAAVEAVGLPVVGTCYQGVSTPQTMAMAARQATAYLYLVAHYGRSGTRASNGFASLAATITSLRGLTNAPIAVGFGVTSRADVAAVAAAGADAAIVGSATVATVERSLANRSDVAAEISEFVCSLQQPAPATNS; encoded by the coding sequence GTGGCTGACTTCTTCCCCGGCCGGGCGGATGGGCAACCGGGGTTGGCGTTGTTCCTGAACGCCGGCGACCCGCCGCTGGAGGTGCTGGTCGACGTATTGGTGGCGCTGGACGCGCTCGGTGTCGACTGCGTGGAGCTGGCTGTCCCGTTCCCGGACTCGGTCACGGACGGACCGGTGATTCGGCGGTCGGCGGCCCGGGCCCTCGCGGGTGGGGTCGGGCTGCCCGAGACGCTGGCGTTCGTGGCCCGGACGCGCCAATTGCTGCGGCGAACCCGGATCGCCCTGCTCGCGGATTGGCGGTTCAGCCTCAAGGACGGCGCGCCGGACGAGCTAGCCCGGCGGGTGGCCGACAGCGGGGTCGATGGCTTGCTGGTGCACGGGCTGCCGCCGCGGTTGCGGCCGGCCTGGCAGGCGGCGGTCGAAGCGGTCGGCCTACCGGTCGTGGGTACCTGTTACCAGGGTGTGTCGACGCCGCAGACGATGGCGATGGCTGCCCGGCAGGCTACCGCCTACCTCTATCTGGTCGCACATTATGGCCGCAGCGGCACCCGGGCGAGTAACGGGTTCGCCAGTCTGGCCGCAACCATTACGTCGTTGCGTGGCCTCACCAATGCGCCGATCGCGGTGGGGTTCGGGGTCACCAGCCGGGCGGACGTCGCGGCAGTAGCCGCCGCCGGGGCCGACGCCGCGATCGTCGGGTCGGCCACGGTCGCCACGGTCGAGCGGTCGCTCGCGAACCGAAGCGATGTGGCGGCCGAGATATCTGAGTTCGTTTGTTCTCTGCAGCAGCCAGCACCGGCCACGAACAGCTAA
- a CDS encoding ectoine synthase has protein sequence MIIRNIADVKTVEWGNGLSRRFLLRSDGMGYSVTDTIVRSGSKSRLEYRNHLEACYCIGGRGEVIAMDGTSHPITPGTLYALDQHDPHYLVADPYQDLRLVCVFSPALRGDEVHRLDEPDFSHY, from the coding sequence ATGATCATTCGCAACATCGCGGACGTGAAGACCGTGGAGTGGGGTAACGGGCTGAGCCGGAGGTTCCTGCTGCGCTCGGACGGCATGGGTTACTCGGTCACCGACACGATCGTCCGTTCCGGGAGCAAGTCCCGGCTTGAGTACCGGAACCATCTCGAGGCCTGCTACTGCATCGGTGGTAGGGGCGAAGTGATCGCTATGGACGGCACCTCCCATCCGATCACGCCGGGCACGCTCTACGCGCTGGACCAGCACGACCCGCACTACCTCGTCGCGGACCCGTACCAGGACCTCCGGTTGGTCTGCGTCTTCTCGCCGGCGCTGCGGGGCGACGAGGTACACCGGCTCGACGAGCCGGACTTCTCCCACTACTGA